DNA from Kitasatospora acidiphila:
AAGCTCGCCGGCTTCCGCGCCATCCAGGACCGCCTGGACCGCGACCGCAACACCCAGCCGCCGCTGTTCCTGCTCGGCGTCTCGGACCAGGGCCAGGGCCGCGGCATCCTGTCCTTCGGCGATCCCGACACCGCGGCCAACGTCTCCGCGTACGTGCCGGGGCTGGGGACGGAACTGAGGCACGTGGGCGGGAAGGACGGGGACCGGGCGTACAACGTCTGGAGCGCCGCTCACACTGCCGATCCGGCTCGAAGCACCGCCTCCATCGTGTGGCTGGGCTACGACCCGCCGCCCGGCGTCGACAAGCTCGACCCGGAGACCCTGAGCGTCATGGAGAAGGATCGCGCCCAGGCGGGTGCCGACAGCTACGACCGGTTCCTCTCCGGCCTGCGTGCCAGCCACCAAGGACAGCCCGCCCATCTGACCGCCCTCGGCCACAGCTACGGCTCACTCACCGTCGGGCTGGCCGGGCAGAATCCCCAGGGCACGGGGGCTGACGAAATGATCCTGGTCGGCAGTCCGGGAACCGGCGCAAAGCACGCGTCGCAGCTGGGAGTTGCCTCGGGTCACGTCTGGGTGGGAGCCGCGGACAACGATCCCGTGTCCTACGCACCCAGTCCGGTTGAAGATCTGCAGGGCCATTTCAATGAGCGCTGGTTCGGTACCGACCCCGCCAGCGCGGATTTCGGCGCACAGCGATTCGATGTGGCGGACGGCCCTGCCGACAGCTTTGCTTCCCATTCGAATTACCTGGATCCGAGCGGCGGAAATTCGCTCTACAACATCGGACAGATCGTCGCCGGGCACCCCGAGAACACCAAGGCTCAGGCGCTGCGGTGACCCACTGGCAGCGCGTCTCCACCGCCCTGACCGCCCTGGCCGCGCTGGCCGCGCTGGGCTTCCTGGCCGCCTGCCAATCGACTGCTCCACCAACTCCCCATACTTCCAAGGCATCTGCGATGATGAGCCCCGACCAGGCCAGAGACAGACTGCACGCCCTCCTCGACGGCACCTTCGAGGTGATCAAGCCGGCGGTGACCTACCGGGAGGGCTGGCCCAGGGTCACCGAGAACGACCAACCCGCCGACACGGCCAACGTCGCTCTCGAGCGCTATGTCATGACCAAGGTGTCCGCAACGAAATACGGAGCCTTGCTGGGCCTTGTCGAGCGCCGATGGAAATCCCTCGGCTACGTCATCGAAAGCGTCAATGCCGACCCCGTCATGCCCGCCGTCTTCGCCAGGGCAAGCGATGGTTCCGCACTCAACCTGCGAGTCGGCTATCCAGGGAACATCACCATCGGAGCAGTGGTGAATCCCGTCCGAGCGACCACGAGCCCATTCGGTCCCGAACCACCGCAGCCCACCCTCCCGAACGGCAACCCAGACATCCTCCCCACCGTCGACGACCCCTTCTGGTCGCACTGATCCCCGCCGACTCCGCCCGCCTCCCCCTCGGCAACTCCACTGCCCCTGCGCGATGATGGCCACCCGAGCACGACCAGCCAGAGGGGCCATCCGCACCAGTGATCCACGCGCTCAACGAGTTCAGCGTCAACTTCACCTACCGCCACCGGGAAACCACCTGGCTCATCCACCGGAACGGCAGTGACGCTCCGGTGGCCCGGCTCCGCAAGCCGGAAGCACCCGACTCACTGAAGCCGTACCAGGTGTACGGAGGGCCGCAACTCGACGAGCTCCTCGGCCATGTGGCCAACAGCATCGCCCTCGCCCCGGACGGCCGCCGGCTCGGCCGGGTCCGTCTGCGCAGCAAGCAGTGGGGCCTGCGCGACGGACTGTCCACGGACGAGGAGTGGACCTTCGCCCAGGACGGGCTGGGGGAACTGCACGGCCAACCCATGGGATTGGGGAGCCGGGCGCGGCATGCCTTCGTGGTGGGAAACCTCATGGACAACGTCCTGACGGATGTGGTCCTGGCGCACAGTCTCCGCTACCGAAGCATCATCTCGGAGGGGTTCGAGCTGACCCGCCGCCCCGGCGTCAACTCACGCTACGACGTGCGAGTACACGATCCGCGGATCAACCGGCTGCTGGTGCTCTCTGCGGTCTCCTACTTCGAGTCCGAACACGGCGACGCGGACGTCCGGAAGATTCTTCCGTCCATCGGCGGCCTGTTCCGGCTCTGACCGGTGATCAGCCGGTGCCGCACCGACTCCAGGTACACGTCCCTCGGCGCGGGCAGGCCCGGGCAGACGTCCCAGTGGGCGATCCGGCACATCCGGATGACGGCGGACGGGGTCACGGTCGCGACGGTGCCACGCGGATCCACCTGCCAGCGACGGCCGTTGGGGACGCAGTGCGCGGGATGATCATCCAGGTCGAGCAGGATCCAACGCCCGCGAACCGTCGGATGCCAGGCCGCCTCACGCTGGCAGTAGCGGCAGCGGCCCGTAGGCTTGTGGTCCGCGGCTGCGGCCTCGGCCATGGCCTGCCCGCGCTCGGTCAGATAGCTGCCCACGGCCCGGATCACCTCGCCGATCAGCACCGGCTCCCGGCCACCGCACTCCGCCGCCGGCGCGAGCAGCACGCAGTACCC
Protein-coding regions in this window:
- a CDS encoding DUF6083 domain-containing protein; the encoded protein is MLLAPAAECGGREPVLIGEVIRAVGSYLTERGQAMAEAAAADHKPTGRCRYCQREAAWHPTVRGRWILLDLDDHPAHCVPNGRRWQVDPRGTVATVTPSAVIRMCRIAHWDVCPGLPAPRDVYLESVRHRLITGQSRNRPPMDGRIFRTSASPCSDSK
- a CDS encoding alpha/beta hydrolase; the encoded protein is MDLAALRDATPRALPDGTEAYTQLGAALRTSAEEWRSTVLDRTRNSGWQGGAADGCRASLQQTEDHLAAAHAELERIGAVLHSGADALQLAQARLLEALDEARAAGLTITPDGRVSTPAANPADRHDPDSLIPQKRSSDLTQRISSALHDADAADRALADQLQGFTRSAQDGSALTSRGYDPDPLSPVITAPDLLAAAFPPATATPAEVAAWWRTLPAATQQHLIATRPDLIGNRDGLPAAARDQANRLLLRNYLADYGNRTHLGAEDQTKLAGFRAIQDRLDRDRNTQPPLFLLGVSDQGQGRGILSFGDPDTAANVSAYVPGLGTELRHVGGKDGDRAYNVWSAAHTADPARSTASIVWLGYDPPPGVDKLDPETLSVMEKDRAQAGADSYDRFLSGLRASHQGQPAHLTALGHSYGSLTVGLAGQNPQGTGADEMILVGSPGTGAKHASQLGVASGHVWVGAADNDPVSYAPSPVEDLQGHFNERWFGTDPASADFGAQRFDVADGPADSFASHSNYLDPSGGNSLYNIGQIVAGHPENTKAQALR